ttacaaaaataattacaagaataaggataattaaataaaacatattttttaatatttacaatTCTTTCATAGAGTAGTTatggaatatttttttttataaatcttACACTTAAAATCTATTTAAAATTAAGaatattctaaaccacatataTAATGTCAATTTTacatattatgcatgtatataagTAACACGAGAGACTTGTATTAAATCATATCATTATATCATCATTTAAATCAAGAATTCGCCAAGTATAATAAGGGTTTCTCAAGAGAACAAAGTAAAATAAAACTATCATATGCAACATAGCACTCCACTTTTGAGAGTTTCTCAAGAGAACAAAGTAaaataaactattatatgcaaCATAGCACTCCACTTTTGATGCGTCAAAAGAATCAAAtgactttcttcttctttattgacCTGCTACCTTAATCATCAAGATCAACTATGTATGgctcctacaaaaaaaaaaatgtattaaaaatagaagttaataatttatttgatgacttataaaaacttaatttagtACCATAGTTGGATCTACATCATTATCTTCATCATTCATGGTGACTAGTAGAGTCGCTTctgtaaagaaaataaaaaaaattaatattgaaataatacaataaaatatgaatttatatatatatataaagataagtATATTTACCTTTTTTGTCATTTACCAACCAATTTTGAGTGCATATCAATGCTTCTAATGTAGAAGGATGAAGTCTCGCTCGGTGTGAACCCACATGTCTACCGCCAGTACTGAATGTAGATTCCGAAGCAACAGTGCTAATAGGCACAACAAATATATCTTTGGCAATCATATTCAACACAGGATATTTGAGTCCTGTTACTTTCCAATAATTGCATATATCAAAGAACTCATCAGTCCTAGGTATCAATTTCTCTTCCAAATAGAGTTCTAACTCCGACTTCACATTCTCTACACCATATGCAACTCT
The Humulus lupulus chromosome 6, drHumLupu1.1, whole genome shotgun sequence DNA segment above includes these coding regions:
- the LOC133785595 gene encoding zinc finger BED domain-containing protein DAYSLEEPER-like translates to MDSVSASSQTQIDDLSNFDTYVRVAYGVENVKSELELYLEEKLIPRTDEFFDICNYWKVTGLKYPVLNMIAKDIFVVPISTVASESTFSTGGRHVGSHRARLHPSTLEALICTQNWLVNDKKGSDSTLFCPPHYCRWVGAYPVPLLAKAGLGREIIANGPKQ